The following proteins are co-located in the Polystyrenella longa genome:
- a CDS encoding transposase, with product MKLIESLLDYSVILYRDPDRLLYDKIADSDALHYRLFWHRGIELVTPHKKNRKKNPTQDGRSLRRYRKRWKVERTISWLKNFHRLVVRYEYYAHLYHGFVQLACLFTILKRF from the coding sequence GTGAAACTGATTGAATCGCTGCTCGACTATTCCGTTATTCTTTATCGTGATCCGGATCGACTGCTGTATGATAAAATCGCCGACAGTGACGCGCTACATTACCGACTCTTCTGGCATCGAGGGATTGAGTTAGTCACACCCCACAAAAAGAATCGTAAGAAGAATCCAACTCAGGATGGTCGATCCTTACGCCGCTACCGCAAACGCTGGAAAGTCGAACGCACGATCAGCTGGCTGAAAAACTTTCACAGACTGGTTGTGCGTTACGAATATTACGCTCACCTGTACCACGGCTTCGTGCAACTCGCTTGTCTGTTCACTATACTTAAGAGGTTTTGA
- a CDS encoding transposase, producing MDSTGMETTSMSANYKTRSGKDRKKYVKLSVCVLVGTMLPASLVVSWGPYNDKREARPLLAKTKSVTRPQRLFADKGYDAEWVHEFCREELMDTEHH from the coding sequence ATCGACTCGACAGGCATGGAGACGACCTCCATGAGTGCGAACTACAAAACACGAAGTGGGAAAGACCGCAAAAAGTACGTCAAACTGTCCGTCTGTGTGTTGGTGGGCACGATGTTACCTGCCAGTCTGGTAGTCAGTTGGGGGCCGTATAACGACAAACGTGAAGCACGACCGTTACTCGCTAAAACAAAATCGGTGACGCGACCCCAACGTCTGTTCGCCGATAAAGGTTACGACGCGGAGTGGGTCCATGAATTCTGCCGTGAAGAGTTGATGGACACGGAACACCACTGA
- a CDS encoding transposase encodes MSISGKYVEPYSHPKSPKKYTQSQLLSILILRAYLKTTYRGIIEILETSELLQKRLQLTQLPSYSTLNYFADRSHVLDIIDKMLADIIKEFAPTAE; translated from the coding sequence ATGTCGATTTCCGGGAAGTATGTCGAACCGTACTCACATCCCAAAAGTCCTAAGAAGTATACGCAGTCGCAACTGCTCTCGATTCTGATCTTGAGGGCATATCTCAAGACCACGTATCGAGGCATCATTGAAATCCTCGAAACATCGGAGCTGCTCCAAAAACGATTACAACTAACGCAACTGCCCAGTTACTCTACGCTCAACTACTTTGCGGATCGATCACACGTGCTCGATATCATCGATAAAATGCTGGCGGACATCATCAAGGAGTTCGCCCCGACTGCCGAGTAG
- a CDS encoding sigma-70 family RNA polymerase sigma factor: MNHESVLILNELDDRQLIRLFHRNKNESAFTLLVQRHGAMVLRVCRKNSATEQDAEDAFQAVFMVLASNANKVNWKGCLANWLYGVAFRVSLKAKTTMQKRPREIDFKNDVADEETWQADWSNEMERILYEEIHRLPTKLQEPILLCSLEGHTREQAAQTLGVKESTLKGRLERARELLKTRMLKREVVLPSFILTGGLISQVSEAGFSSYLTFSPSAVATNLTLETIVSKKLGAASVKLAQGELANMLLITQLRAVVAIVLFLVMGSLLVPHKSIGNDTTDKVANSKHPVDDIEKKLVGKWQIISVTDGGKIRTLDSENAFIFSENTLKLISNGKPKTNPIKINVSEKPMWLDLKLPDGQVLKGIFEVTDKEFKFCLNESPGPRPTKFESVSGSSPNDLLMIAERNAESEYGGGWSVPWGLPTFKSWEPAQSARFVPYKRLSLRRWGRRDRSSEHSDSTFSLRRIRFQDASLPCGSMTKSLPSQ, translated from the coding sequence ATGAACCATGAGAGTGTACTCATCCTGAACGAACTGGATGATCGACAATTAATTCGTCTGTTTCATCGCAACAAAAATGAAAGTGCGTTTACACTTTTAGTCCAAAGGCACGGTGCGATGGTACTGCGAGTCTGTAGAAAGAATTCAGCTACAGAGCAGGACGCTGAAGATGCTTTTCAAGCAGTGTTTATGGTGCTTGCAAGCAATGCCAATAAAGTTAACTGGAAAGGTTGTTTGGCTAACTGGTTATATGGCGTTGCATTTCGAGTTTCCTTAAAAGCAAAGACCACTATGCAAAAGCGTCCGCGGGAAATCGATTTCAAAAATGATGTCGCTGACGAGGAGACTTGGCAGGCTGACTGGTCCAACGAGATGGAGCGAATTCTATATGAAGAAATTCATCGGTTGCCAACGAAATTACAGGAGCCGATTCTTCTTTGTTCGCTCGAAGGCCATACCCGTGAGCAGGCTGCTCAGACGTTGGGAGTGAAAGAATCGACTTTGAAGGGACGCCTCGAACGAGCACGAGAGCTCTTGAAAACCCGAATGCTCAAGCGAGAGGTTGTTTTGCCATCTTTCATACTGACAGGCGGCTTGATCTCACAAGTTTCCGAAGCAGGATTCTCTAGTTATCTTACTTTTTCACCATCTGCAGTGGCAACGAATTTAACTCTAGAGACAATTGTCTCGAAAAAGCTGGGCGCTGCTTCGGTCAAATTAGCTCAAGGAGAACTTGCAAATATGTTATTGATTACTCAATTGAGAGCTGTAGTTGCTATTGTGCTGTTCCTGGTTATGGGAAGTTTATTGGTACCTCACAAAAGTATCGGAAACGACACCACGGACAAAGTCGCAAATTCCAAACATCCTGTTGACGATATCGAGAAGAAACTAGTTGGAAAGTGGCAGATAATCTCTGTCACGGATGGAGGAAAGATTCGTACATTGGACTCGGAGAATGCATTCATCTTCAGCGAAAACACGCTTAAACTTATCAGCAATGGAAAACCTAAAACGAATCCGATAAAGATCAATGTATCCGAAAAACCGATGTGGCTAGATCTGAAGCTACCAGATGGGCAAGTTTTAAAAGGGATATTCGAGGTGACTGACAAAGAGTTTAAGTTCTGCTTAAACGAAAGCCCCGGGCCTCGCCCTACCAAGTTCGAATCGGTAAGTGGTTCATCGCCCAACGATCTGTTAATGATCGCAGAAAGAAATGCAGAATCTGAATATGGGGGGGGCTGGTCTGTCCCATGGGGCTTGCCGACATTCAAGTCCTGGGAGCCTGCTCAATCAGCACGCTTTGTGCCATACAAACGGCTTAGTCTGCGAAGGTGGGGACGCAGAGACCGAAGCAGCGAACATTCTGACTCAACCTTTTCCTTACGTCGAATCCGGTTCCAGGACGCTTCTTTACCGTGTGGAAGCATGACGAAGTCCTTGCCATCTCAATAG
- a CDS encoding RNA polymerase sigma factor → MSLRNNNSQSTSANLIREAKAHQEQAWNRLVDTYGPLIYKWCSRTGLGFEDSSDVTQEVLTYVYKSIDDFEVRSQKGSFRRWLWVITNHRKIDFLRKANRSTGDARGGTSMNLYLQNKVIEPRTDDSSDRNSELQQKMLIALNTVAARIDEDSWRAFEMLVFESMTANEVAKILNKSPTAIRVTKSRIMKSLRQLMSDDILTEVGPCPSLETFENAPLDEDEKPIAPT, encoded by the coding sequence ATGAGTCTAAGAAATAACAACAGTCAAAGCACTTCCGCGAATCTCATTCGCGAGGCAAAAGCCCATCAAGAACAGGCTTGGAATCGATTGGTGGATACCTACGGCCCCCTTATTTACAAATGGTGTTCACGGACAGGCTTGGGATTCGAGGATTCTTCCGATGTAACTCAAGAGGTTCTGACTTACGTCTATAAATCGATTGATGACTTTGAAGTTCGAAGTCAGAAGGGTTCATTTCGTCGATGGTTGTGGGTGATTACTAACCACAGAAAGATAGATTTTCTCCGAAAAGCAAACCGAAGCACGGGTGACGCGCGGGGCGGCACAAGTATGAATCTATATCTTCAAAATAAAGTTATTGAGCCCAGGACAGACGATAGTTCTGATAGGAATTCAGAACTGCAACAGAAAATGCTGATAGCCCTTAATACTGTCGCCGCTAGGATCGATGAAGATTCTTGGAGAGCTTTCGAGATGCTCGTGTTTGAGTCTATGACGGCAAATGAAGTTGCTAAAATACTGAATAAGTCTCCAACGGCGATTCGTGTCACGAAAAGTCGTATAATGAAAAGTCTTCGCCAACTCATGAGCGACGACATTCTTACGGAAGTCGGTCCATGTCCTTCATTGGAGACTTTTGAGAATGCCCCACTGGATGAGGACGAAAAACCCATCGCCCCAACGTGA
- a CDS encoding bifunctional serine/threonine-protein kinase/formylglycine-generating enzyme family protein, which produces MSIEGDCLSNDEMVQFNNGELGDDDIARIAEHLTECIPCSQRMEMIESSHAGDIGGLFDGIANAHDNDHEIQALNQIKARGWANRSALTSPTQLYDPKVENGLDSISLRLNNDENPGRALERDAKNGIPNERSEEPSWNEDIYRLGRYAILRILGEGGFGRVYLAEDSELGRKVAVKVPHRHRIQSRRELDKYLTEAQILAKLDHPRIVPIYDIGQDETRKCFIVSKYIEGGDLACRIKRHGFSIPASAELVADIAETLQFTHTRGIVHRDIKPANILITNDEKPVISDFGIALREEDYGKEGPPVGSPAYMSPEQARGEGHLVDGRSDIFSLGVLFYELLAGRRPFSSSEIEGYRYGDIRPIRHVNDSVPAELERICMKMLSHRKSDRYKLASDVSTEIREFLNHSSLSHLPTALRQPLSHSSGRTSGSQWSHPSSMMIVPQGLRSFGAEDADYFLNLIPGPKNKAGLPEIVGFWKSQLEESDPEKTFRVGLIYGPSGCGKSSVLKAGIIPSLNETIVPVYIEASTSGTEPSILRAISSQVPEISSDGGLLEACKSIRRNKGVFNGSKLVLIIDQFEQWLHSHSIAEGVDLVNVLRQCNGTHLQCILSVRDDFWMAITDLFTELDIPLVPGENLTAIDLFNLRHAEKVLIAMGIAYDAISTDLTALEKSFVKQSVLELATDDKVIPVHLALFAELMKNRSWTPEALNRIGGAEGVGVTFLEESFDSPKSNPEYRYHQSAVRAVLSELLLESGSFIKGKKKSYIELLQVSGYSHRPEQFKKLMSILDTELKLVSPTTHDEPNGYESNSKSDRLYYQLTHDYLVPSLNEWLTRKQRETLRGRAELHLAEQAAIWSTKSEGGNLLSFWNWLRVLSLTPKEYRNRTPSVSHFFKKSSSHHFRRIITFLLLLSLSAWWGRELYRQSRAQSLVAALMTSHIENVREIVDQMEPYRSYVNPVLRERLASDDISTDQRLQSSLALLPVDSRQDDFLYRELLTSSPEKFVAICDALIRAKSLERIHQTLKDDLSSKSLITPKRFRAGAALSYLMRDSHASIQSEDSLWIDHAQLLAEYFVEDVADNPGHYTIWLKTLSPVKTYLLPHLQNIYASQSVPDIDRLTATNVLTGFYGEDSEKIAELLTIATPLQHKVLFSQAEATKQPLMTSHLERFASSELPPESNSEAHFSVTKLKANAIVSLFETGKEEPLWNLFSSTENLNLISHCERRISELNAKPERLVKKLNTTSNSQLSISLLRSLATFRNRSRAPNAIRKQVVEKAVQLFENSPDSGIHSAAELLLRNWGEDDYLRLTINRMSRSANENSSQEWFVNKSGLTMVKLQAPIKFTSGSPLTEPQRDARDEMQYEETIEYSFAISSKEITMKNFLDLQPKLPDSASQEETRLSYRSEFNKRAPTQNHPVNVINWRHAVEYCRWLSKVEGIPESEWCYPPDLEIAPGMTLPDDFIERAGYRLPTEAEWEYCCRAGSQESYHFGSDPALLNDYAWFSDNARVSLHPVGSLKPNDIGLFDMHGNVREWCQNVYWLERGQSIASILKPLLVPEINPENGRTYEFQNVTRGGDYSSTEEQLRSANRRGNYPLQSADFVNGFRVVSTLD; this is translated from the coding sequence ATGTCTATAGAAGGCGATTGTCTTTCTAACGACGAGATGGTTCAGTTCAATAATGGTGAGCTGGGTGATGATGATATCGCAAGGATCGCCGAACATCTTACTGAATGCATACCCTGCTCCCAGAGAATGGAGATGATTGAATCTTCACACGCCGGCGACATCGGCGGATTGTTCGATGGTATCGCGAACGCACATGATAATGATCACGAGATACAGGCCCTGAATCAGATCAAAGCGCGCGGATGGGCTAATCGATCTGCGCTGACTTCTCCCACTCAACTCTATGATCCTAAAGTGGAGAATGGCCTCGATTCGATATCTCTTCGGTTAAACAATGACGAGAATCCGGGGCGCGCACTCGAAAGGGATGCAAAGAATGGAATCCCTAACGAACGATCTGAAGAACCCAGTTGGAATGAGGACATTTATCGGCTTGGGCGATATGCGATCTTGCGAATACTCGGAGAAGGGGGGTTTGGGCGAGTGTATCTCGCTGAAGACAGTGAGCTGGGAAGAAAGGTAGCAGTTAAGGTTCCTCATCGCCATCGAATTCAATCTCGTCGAGAACTGGATAAGTACCTCACGGAAGCACAGATACTCGCTAAGCTGGATCATCCAAGGATTGTTCCGATATATGACATTGGGCAGGATGAAACAAGGAAATGTTTCATCGTTTCAAAGTATATTGAGGGAGGAGACCTTGCCTGCCGGATCAAGCGTCATGGGTTTTCGATTCCAGCATCCGCAGAGTTGGTTGCCGACATTGCTGAAACACTTCAGTTCACTCATACGCGAGGGATTGTCCACCGGGACATTAAGCCGGCAAACATCCTAATTACTAATGATGAAAAGCCCGTCATTTCGGATTTCGGAATCGCCTTGCGCGAAGAAGATTACGGCAAAGAAGGTCCGCCCGTTGGTTCTCCGGCATACATGAGTCCGGAGCAAGCACGGGGAGAGGGACACCTGGTAGATGGTCGCTCAGATATTTTCAGTCTGGGGGTGCTTTTCTACGAATTGCTCGCTGGCCGGAGACCGTTTAGCAGCTCAGAAATAGAAGGCTACCGCTACGGCGACATCCGCCCTATCAGACACGTAAATGATTCGGTTCCGGCGGAGCTGGAAAGAATCTGTATGAAGATGCTATCTCACCGAAAAAGTGATCGTTACAAACTTGCTTCGGATGTATCTACAGAAATTAGAGAGTTCCTGAACCATAGCTCACTTTCTCACCTTCCCACAGCATTAAGACAGCCACTATCTCATTCCTCGGGACGGACGTCTGGAAGTCAATGGTCGCACCCCAGTTCGATGATGATTGTTCCTCAAGGACTGAGATCGTTCGGTGCTGAGGATGCGGACTATTTCCTCAATCTGATCCCTGGCCCCAAGAACAAAGCCGGTCTTCCAGAAATTGTCGGGTTTTGGAAATCCCAACTGGAGGAGAGTGATCCTGAGAAAACATTCCGTGTTGGCTTGATCTACGGTCCGAGTGGTTGCGGTAAATCCTCCGTGCTCAAAGCTGGCATTATTCCCAGCCTCAACGAAACAATCGTTCCGGTGTATATTGAAGCATCAACTTCGGGTACGGAACCCAGTATACTTAGAGCGATTAGCAGCCAAGTGCCGGAGATATCATCCGATGGCGGCTTATTGGAGGCATGCAAATCCATCCGCCGTAATAAAGGGGTTTTCAATGGAAGCAAGCTCGTCTTGATCATTGATCAATTTGAGCAATGGTTGCACTCCCATTCGATCGCGGAGGGAGTTGACCTCGTCAATGTGCTCAGGCAGTGCAATGGCACTCACCTTCAATGCATTTTAAGTGTTCGCGACGATTTCTGGATGGCGATTACTGATTTATTTACCGAACTCGATATACCTCTTGTCCCTGGCGAAAACCTAACGGCTATCGACCTCTTTAATTTGCGTCACGCAGAAAAAGTTCTAATTGCCATGGGGATTGCTTATGACGCCATCTCCACCGATCTGACCGCTTTAGAGAAGTCATTCGTTAAACAATCGGTGTTAGAATTGGCAACGGATGACAAAGTCATTCCGGTTCACCTCGCACTCTTCGCGGAATTAATGAAAAACCGCAGTTGGACTCCAGAAGCTCTGAACAGAATCGGAGGTGCAGAGGGAGTAGGCGTTACTTTTTTGGAAGAATCGTTTGATAGCCCAAAATCCAATCCTGAATATCGATACCATCAGTCAGCAGTACGCGCCGTTCTTAGTGAATTGCTACTGGAAAGTGGTTCCTTTATCAAAGGAAAGAAGAAATCTTACATAGAGCTATTACAGGTTTCCGGTTATTCGCATCGCCCAGAACAGTTTAAAAAGTTGATGAGTATTTTGGATACCGAGCTAAAACTCGTGTCGCCTACGACCCATGATGAGCCGAATGGATATGAGAGCAACTCGAAGTCTGATCGTCTCTATTACCAGTTGACGCACGATTATCTCGTTCCCTCCTTGAACGAGTGGTTGACACGTAAACAACGAGAAACCCTGCGAGGTCGCGCTGAATTACATCTAGCGGAACAAGCCGCTATCTGGTCGACCAAAAGCGAGGGAGGAAATCTCCTCTCATTTTGGAACTGGCTACGCGTATTGTCTCTCACCCCGAAAGAATATCGGAATCGGACGCCAAGTGTCTCTCACTTTTTCAAAAAGTCGTCATCGCATCACTTTCGAAGAATAATCACATTTCTGTTGCTGCTCTCCCTGTCTGCATGGTGGGGGAGGGAGTTGTATCGGCAAAGCAGGGCACAGTCTCTAGTCGCGGCATTAATGACGTCTCATATCGAAAATGTTCGCGAAATAGTAGACCAGATGGAGCCATATCGGTCCTACGTCAACCCAGTTTTAAGAGAACGTCTCGCATCAGACGACATCTCGACTGACCAGAGATTACAGAGTTCTCTTGCCTTGCTACCGGTGGATTCACGACAGGATGATTTCTTGTATCGAGAATTACTCACTTCCTCTCCCGAAAAGTTCGTCGCCATTTGTGACGCTTTGATTAGAGCTAAGTCGCTAGAGAGAATTCATCAGACACTCAAGGATGACCTCTCTAGCAAATCTCTGATCACACCAAAACGATTCAGGGCTGGTGCGGCCCTGAGTTATCTAATGAGAGACTCTCATGCCAGCATTCAGAGCGAAGATTCTTTATGGATTGACCATGCCCAACTCCTTGCGGAATATTTCGTTGAAGACGTTGCGGACAACCCCGGCCATTACACCATATGGTTAAAAACCCTCTCACCAGTAAAGACATATTTGCTACCCCATCTCCAGAACATTTATGCAAGCCAGAGTGTCCCGGATATCGATCGACTAACTGCGACGAACGTTTTAACAGGATTTTATGGAGAGGACTCAGAGAAGATAGCTGAGTTGCTGACGATAGCCACTCCGCTTCAGCATAAAGTTCTTTTCTCACAGGCGGAGGCAACTAAACAACCATTAATGACATCTCACCTGGAAAGGTTTGCATCTTCGGAGCTTCCTCCCGAATCCAATTCTGAGGCTCATTTCAGTGTCACAAAGCTGAAAGCCAACGCTATTGTCTCGCTTTTTGAAACAGGAAAAGAGGAACCGCTCTGGAATTTATTCAGTTCAACCGAAAATCTCAATTTGATTTCTCACTGCGAACGTCGAATTAGTGAGTTGAATGCTAAACCAGAGAGATTAGTTAAAAAACTGAATACAACCTCTAATTCTCAATTGTCGATTTCCCTGCTGCGTTCGCTGGCCACATTCAGAAACCGGTCTCGGGCGCCGAATGCAATACGAAAACAAGTGGTGGAGAAGGCCGTTCAATTATTTGAAAACTCTCCTGATTCCGGAATCCATTCTGCTGCCGAGCTGCTGCTCAGAAACTGGGGGGAAGACGATTATCTGCGTTTAACTATAAACCGGATGAGTCGATCAGCGAATGAAAACAGCAGTCAAGAATGGTTTGTCAATAAATCGGGACTGACCATGGTAAAATTGCAAGCCCCCATTAAATTCACCTCAGGATCCCCTCTTACGGAACCGCAACGAGATGCACGGGATGAAATGCAATACGAAGAGACAATAGAATATTCTTTTGCGATTTCATCAAAAGAAATTACGATGAAAAACTTTCTGGATTTGCAACCGAAACTACCTGATTCGGCATCCCAAGAAGAAACACGTCTCTCGTACCGTTCCGAATTCAACAAACGCGCACCGACACAAAACCACCCAGTGAACGTTATTAACTGGCGACATGCGGTTGAATATTGCCGCTGGCTGTCGAAAGTGGAAGGTATTCCAGAATCGGAGTGGTGCTATCCTCCCGACCTGGAAATTGCACCGGGAATGACATTACCTGACGATTTCATAGAACGAGCAGGTTACCGTTTGCCTACAGAGGCCGAATGGGAATATTGTTGTCGCGCAGGCTCTCAGGAATCGTACCATTTTGGAAGTGACCCGGCACTGTTGAATGATTACGCCTGGTTCAGCGACAATGCGCGCGTATCTCTACATCCGGTGGGCAGCTTGAAGCCGAATGATATTGGTCTGTTCGACATGCATGGCAATGTCAGGGAATGGTGTCAGAACGTTTATTGGCTGGAGCGTGGTCAATCGATTGCATCGATATTGAAACCGCTTCTTGTTCCTGAGATAAATCCAGAAAACGGCAGAACCTACGAATTTCAGAATGTAACACGTGGAGGGGATTATTCTTCGACGGAGGAGCAATTGAGATCGGCCAACAGGCGGGGTAACTATCCACTCCAGTCTGCAGATTTTGTTAATGGATTTCGGGTTGTGAGCACACTCGATTAA
- a CDS encoding glycosyltransferase family 2 protein codes for MKISVVITAYNEGEELVRTLNSIQTNTSRLHEIIVIDDGSTDDSCNEIEARGAVRIYHSKRVGVGASRDEGARIATGDVISFLDGHQRLTPDCLDECSEIAIRKSAIVSPGIQGFEPQNKLIHGATFQLCPLNGFFSANWQLKPSWRRLHQSNALRGPGYTIPRNLYPKLSWIQGMTGWGGSEALLSLKAFFTRVPILFLRGPIAYHRFKRQFHYDVNWDEIWLNHALIARICFDTATWERYWYPELFMSKLSETMKEFLTSDEVLTLQMEFNQIKRRADCEFWRRMLKESPPVQLSQCSRLVTFGLPKV; via the coding sequence ATGAAAATCTCTGTAGTCATCACGGCATACAACGAAGGAGAAGAGCTCGTCAGAACGCTCAATTCCATTCAGACTAATACATCTCGATTGCATGAGATTATCGTCATCGACGATGGGTCGACAGACGATTCCTGTAACGAGATTGAAGCAAGAGGAGCCGTGCGGATATACCATTCAAAACGCGTTGGCGTAGGAGCGTCGAGAGATGAGGGAGCACGAATCGCAACAGGGGACGTGATCTCTTTTCTCGACGGTCATCAACGATTGACACCCGATTGCCTTGACGAGTGCTCTGAAATCGCCATAAGAAAATCGGCAATTGTCAGCCCTGGTATTCAAGGCTTTGAACCCCAAAACAAATTGATTCACGGTGCCACTTTTCAGCTGTGTCCCCTAAACGGTTTTTTTAGCGCGAATTGGCAATTGAAGCCGAGCTGGCGACGGCTGCATCAATCTAATGCATTACGTGGTCCGGGTTACACTATACCTCGAAATCTCTATCCCAAATTGTCTTGGATTCAAGGAATGACCGGATGGGGCGGCTCAGAGGCGCTGCTCTCTCTTAAGGCTTTTTTCACTCGGGTCCCGATTCTGTTCCTGAGGGGCCCAATTGCTTACCATCGTTTTAAACGCCAGTTTCACTACGATGTCAATTGGGATGAAATTTGGCTTAATCATGCTCTTATCGCCCGTATATGTTTCGATACAGCGACATGGGAGCGTTACTGGTACCCGGAGCTTTTCATGAGCAAGCTATCCGAAACAATGAAGGAGTTTTTAACCTCGGATGAAGTCTTGACTCTACAAATGGAGTTCAACCAAATTAAACGGCGAGCTGACTGCGAATTCTGGAGACGTATGCTCAAAGAATCGCCACCAGTTCAGTTGTCACAGTGCTCGCGGTTGGTCACGTTCGGACTCCCCAAAGTATGA
- a CDS encoding cytidylyltransferase domain-containing protein has translation MTENSSSKRFGYSPAIPIVIPARLNSSRLPGKLILNRTGCPLIAYSIRIARHAARVSDGIIPNVIVASDSDLLIDFAMEEDVETFQSREQHLSGTSRVVEFIDDLARSEILNLAGVIILQADQVGLDPLHLVRVARLLKGKNGEEYMITLSSSLDSLPIKKQLDPHVVKVLVGPDRRVFDFSRDLQLLSKRQTKIMDSTIEMHVGVYGYTGSSLKKISKYGISDRAAQESLEQLSALETDIKVLSLAIPYSAQLLSINTIEDYEHFVEVTANK, from the coding sequence ATGACAGAGAATTCTTCCAGTAAAAGGTTCGGCTACTCGCCCGCAATTCCAATTGTGATACCAGCACGCCTGAATTCATCACGGTTGCCGGGAAAACTGATACTGAACCGGACCGGATGCCCTTTAATCGCTTATTCAATTCGGATTGCACGCCATGCAGCACGGGTTTCCGACGGAATTATCCCAAATGTAATTGTAGCCAGTGACTCAGACCTACTGATTGATTTTGCAATGGAAGAGGACGTCGAGACATTTCAGTCCCGTGAACAGCATCTTTCTGGTACGTCTCGCGTTGTTGAGTTCATTGACGATTTAGCAAGATCGGAAATTTTAAACCTAGCTGGGGTCATCATCCTTCAGGCAGATCAAGTCGGACTTGATCCACTGCATCTGGTACGCGTGGCCCGTTTGTTGAAAGGGAAAAATGGCGAGGAATACATGATCACGCTATCGTCCAGTTTGGATTCTCTTCCGATTAAGAAACAGCTTGATCCCCACGTTGTCAAAGTCCTCGTTGGTCCCGATCGGAGAGTCTTCGATTTCTCACGCGATTTGCAATTGCTCTCTAAGCGACAAACCAAGATCATGGACTCGACTATTGAGATGCATGTCGGAGTCTATGGTTATACCGGTTCTTCATTGAAGAAGATTTCAAAATACGGGATATCTGACCGGGCAGCTCAAGAATCATTGGAGCAACTTTCAGCATTGGAAACTGATATAAAAGTATTATCCCTGGCCATTCCTTATTCAGCCCAACTGCTGTCCATAAATACAATTGAAGACTACGAACATTTCGTGGAAGTGACAGCCAATAAATGA
- a CDS encoding 3-deoxy-D-manno-octulosonic acid transferase: MFWRKQVKPPSSNSQCVWLHGASVGEITLLKPLVHRLVSNTDFAIMVTTYTSEGYQVAKGMFADNVAVHYLPFDFSWTMRAFFRLVSPRLVVLSELELWPNLLDEARRRRLPVHVANSRMNHLDYKSYKRVMFFLRKPLRAISWWGVQASTDAERIRSLIPDRSEIICVTGNMKYDSASFNACAGSKHEISREAWGYSTNDLLLIAGSTHAPEEAILIESLRELRQHCPSLYLILAPRKPLRACDIAQIAEDKGVSHRLSQSAYDCRKHQPAEVMIVNSVGLLKELWAIGDFAFVGGSLQTNHGGQNMLEPTAAGLPTCFGPNVFNFAAIVKDLIENDVACMVRCERELYLLLKQWIDTPEEANMLGRRARSFVQSQIGATDITYANILDAVRRS, translated from the coding sequence ATGTTTTGGCGTAAACAGGTTAAGCCACCTTCGAGTAACTCCCAATGTGTCTGGCTGCACGGGGCCAGTGTAGGAGAGATCACCTTACTGAAACCATTGGTTCATCGACTCGTTTCGAATACCGATTTCGCCATAATGGTCACAACTTATACCTCGGAAGGGTATCAGGTGGCTAAGGGGATGTTCGCAGATAATGTGGCCGTACATTACCTACCTTTTGATTTCAGTTGGACGATGCGTGCGTTCTTTCGACTTGTCTCCCCCCGGCTGGTCGTCCTTTCAGAACTGGAATTATGGCCAAACCTTCTCGATGAAGCCAGGCGTCGTCGACTGCCCGTTCATGTCGCCAACTCTCGTATGAATCATTTAGATTATAAATCTTATAAGAGGGTGATGTTCTTCCTGAGAAAGCCTCTGCGGGCCATTTCATGGTGGGGAGTGCAAGCGAGCACCGATGCAGAGCGAATACGGTCTCTAATTCCTGACCGAAGTGAAATCATTTGCGTCACCGGAAACATGAAATACGACAGTGCCTCATTTAATGCATGTGCTGGAAGTAAACATGAAATATCCCGGGAAGCTTGGGGGTACTCAACTAACGATCTGCTACTCATCGCCGGCTCCACTCACGCTCCGGAGGAAGCCATTCTGATCGAGTCGCTCAGAGAACTTCGACAACATTGCCCCTCGCTCTACTTGATTCTGGCACCCCGAAAGCCCCTACGCGCCTGCGACATCGCCCAGATCGCGGAAGATAAGGGAGTGTCGCACCGGTTGAGCCAAAGCGCATACGACTGCAGGAAGCATCAACCAGCCGAAGTTATGATTGTTAATTCTGTCGGGCTTTTAAAGGAGTTATGGGCAATTGGGGATTTCGCTTTTGTAGGAGGTAGTCTTCAAACCAATCACGGCGGACAGAACATGCTCGAACCCACTGCAGCTGGATTGCCGACTTGCTTTGGACCAAATGTATTTAATTTTGCAGCAATTGTGAAAGATCTAATCGAGAATGATGTGGCCTGTATGGTTCGCTGTGAAAGAGAGCTTTACTTATTGTTGAAGCAATGGATTGATACTCCAGAAGAAGCAAATATGCTGGGACGAAGAGCACGTAGCTTCGTGCAATCGCAAATCGGTGCAACAGACATCACGTACGCGAACATTTTGGATGCCGTAAGACGATCATAA